GGTGAAGCCAACTCTCTGAATTATTTCATCAATACAACCTTCAACTACCCGACCATGGCGGAAGCCTACCGGGTTGCCGCACTTAATGGCCTGAACCGGATCTTCTGATCCGGTATCAGCCAGTGGTGGGCAGTGCTTCGTTGTCCGGTATCGCATTCCTCTGGGTATTGGGCAGCGACAACAGGGCTGTTGCCCGGTTGTCGAAGAACATGCGGGTGCTGGTCGGGTAGTCCGTGATGATGCTGTCCACGCCCGCGTTCTCCAGTTGCAGCATGTCGTGGATCCGGTTGACCGTCCAGGTCGAGACATGCAGACCGCGTCGGTGGGCTTGTTCCACCATCCCTTTCGAGCAAAGTTTCCAGTTTATGCAGAGATAGTCACACCCGAGCCGGGTTGCCTGGGTCAATGGCCGGGGAAATTTCCGTTCGGCCACAAATCCGATGCGAATGCGCCTGTTCCTGCGACGAATCTGCTTGAGAAACCAAATGTCCGAGGAGGTAATGGCAGCCGTCTGGTAGAGATCGCGGCGTTGAATGATCTCAGTCAGCCGGTTGCACAGGATATTCAGGCGTTGGCGGCTGTCTTTTTTGACCTCAAGCTGGAGGTGCTCAAGGTCGTCAAACTGGTCGAGGAGGTCTTCCAGGCTGGGGATGCCGATCTTTCTGGGCCAGGAGCTGGTGTTGCGACGGGCGTCCATCTGAGCCAGCTCGGCAGCCGTGTAGTCGCAGATGTTGCCTTTTTGGCCTGTGGTACGGTCCACAGTCAGATCGTGCACCATGACCGGCTTTCCATCCTTCGACAATACCAGGTCGAGTTCAAAGTGACGGACGCCATGTCGATAGGCATGAATAAAACCGGGGAGGGTGTTTTCAGGAGCTTCTCCCTTTGCCCCTCTGTGTCCATAGACAATCATTCCGCTGCTTCACCTTTCAGGCGTTGATAAATGGCCTGGCGCTTTTTCCAGGTGTCATGGCAGAGCCGGATATCTTCAAGGTAAGCCGGTAACTCATCCATCAGTAGTGCTTGTGGTCCGTCCACCAGTGCTTTTTCCGGTTTGGGGTGAAAGTCCACCAGTACCATGTTGGCGCCGGCAATAACGCCTTGCGATGTGGCGTGCATGACATCCAGGATGCCATCCGGGGCCCGGTCGCGACTACCCACGGAATGGGAAGGATCAACACAGACTGGCATGCGGGTCAGGCGCTTCACCGCAGGGACATGGGCAAAATCGACCATATTCCGGTGGGGCTGCCCGGCCTCGGTTTTCATACCCCGGAGGCAGAAAATAACGTTGGCGTTGCCTTCGCTCGCCAGGTACTCGGCGGCATTGAGAGACTCATTCAGCGTGATTCCGAAACCGCGTTTCAACAACACCGGGTAGGTTTTCTGGCGCCCTATGGCTTTCAACAATTCAAAGTTCTGTGTATTTCGGGTACCTACCTGCAACATAACGCCGGTGGGACGACCGAGCTTTTCCAGGCAGGTATCGATTTCCTCAATGTGACTCTCGTGGGTAATCTCCATGGCGATTACCTTGATGCCATGCCTGCCGGCCTTTTCAAATACCCAAGGCAGACAGCCCTTGCCATGTCCTTGAAAGGAATAGGGATTTGTCCTTGGTTTATAGGCGCCCATCCGGGTGCAGACCTCGCCGTTATCTTCCAGCGCTTGCATCATCAGTTCCACGTGCTCGGGAACGTCAACCGCGCACAGGCCTGCAAATATATTCAGATTCGACTGACTGAATTCAACACCGTTGTAGGTAAAGCCACTCTGTCGGTGGTCGTCCCGGTGGCGGCCAAGAATGCGGTAGTCATCGGATATGCGTATGGCCCGCTCCACCGCGGGCAAGGCTTCGATTTCTTCCTTATCGAGGGGCTTGGTATCCCCGAGCAGATAGATCTCGGTTAACCGCTGGCTGGTACCCTGGACCTCGTGGACCCGGAGCGATACGCCCGGCAGATTTTCCAGGTAGTGCATAGTCTGGCGGTAGGCATCGCTTTCCAGCGGTGTATTAGGGTGAAGAATGGCTAGCATGGTGTCTCCTTGTGTTAACCGGTTTTTTCCGCCCGGTGCCGCGCCTGCATATATTCCCGGTGATTGAGGTGCAGCAGGTCCGCCATGCGGCGAATAAGGTGCTCTTCGTACTTGTCTATGCGTCCGTCCGCGAAGGCTACGCGCCAGATGCTCTCCAGTAACGCCTGCTTGGAACTCTGATCAAGCTGTTCGTTGATCTGTCCGGTGAACTCGTAGAGCGAGGTGGCGTCGTCTGCATGGTCCAGTGCATCCTTAAGGATAGCCTCAGCCTCTTCTCGGGTTACCTGATGGGACTCGACGGCAAAATCCACAATGGTCTGAAGCTCGCGCTCGTCCTCATTGTGGTCGACCCGGGACAGTTGCACCATAAGTGCCGTGGCGGCAATGGCCAACTGGTGGGCATCGGGTTCTGTCTTTCCCGGCTCCGGAGCAGCAAACAGTTTTTTCAGGCGTTCAATCATGATCGGACAACCTTGCTCCGTTAACGATGAATTCAGGCGGCTCTGGTGGCCAGCTGCCGTACCCTGTGTTCCAGCTCAATCTGGTCAGCGGTGAACCTGCGAATACCGTCAGCCAGTTTTTCAGTAGCCATGGCATCTTCGTTGGATTCCCAGCGGAACAGTTTCTCGTCGATGTCGCCGAAACGGTCCGGTGAGTTGGCGCGATCAGCGGACAGCCTGCGTGTCAGGTTACCTTCATCATCCTGAAGCTCCTGAAGCAGCGCCGGGCTGATGGTCAGGCGATCACACCCCGCCAGCATTTCTATCTCACCGGTGTTACGGAAGCTGGCTCCCATAACAACTGTGTCATAGCCGTTAGCCTTGTAGTAATTATAGATCCGGGACACAGAAATAACGCCCGGGTCTTCGGTTGCAGGGAAGCTGTCCTGGACACTGTTAGCAATATGCCAGTCCAGAATACGACCGACAAAGGGTGAAATCAGGAATGCGCCAGCCTGAGCGCACGCTGCGGCCTGGATGAATGAGAACAGGAGAGTCAGGTTGCACCGGATACCTTCCTTCTCAAGTTGCTCAGCGGCACGGATGCCTTCCCAGGTAGAAGCAATCTTGATCAGCACCCGGCTGGTGTCGATTCCCTGTTTGTCATAGAGCTCAACCAACCTGCGAGCGCGATCCAGGGTTCTCTCAGTGTCGAAAGAAAGCCTGGCATCCACTTCGGTAGAGACCACGCCGGGAATTAATCCGAGAATTTCGCGACCCGCAAGCACTGCCAGCATATCCGTTGCAATGGTCAGCTGTTCGGCGTCTGAACCACCATGGCGCCGGGCCTCTGCCACTGCTTTGTCCAGCATGGGGCGATAGGCCTCCGATGCGGCCGCTTTGAGCAGCAGGGAAGGGTTAGTGGTCGCATCCTCCGGCCGCCATTTTGCAATGGCGTCAATATCGCCGGTATCTGCAACCACGGTGGTCATGGTTTTCAGTTGGTCAAGCTTGTTGGTCATTCGTCCTGCCGTCCCGTTTGATCTGTTATTGGTGCACCCGACTCCCGGGTGTGGGCTTTACCTCTACAATAACGGCCTGACCTGACAGGAACAAGACAACAAAAGGTCTGGCGGGGATTAAGCTTCGGCAATGGCGCGGTTTTCCGGTTCCCTGACTTTTTCCAGTGCTGTCTGGATGACCTCCAGCCCTGCTCCGGTTTTATGGGCATTTTCGCTGATATAACGGCGGAACTGGCGACCGCCCGGCTGGCCGTGGAACAGGCCCAGAAGATGTCTCGAGATGTGGGTGAGGAAAACGCCACGCTCAAGCTCGCTCTGGATGAAGGGGAACATTGCGCGAAGTGTCTGGTGGCGAGTTTCAACCGGTGCCGACTGTCCGAAAAACGCCGGATCAACGCCTGCCAGCAGCCAGGGATTGTGATACGCCTCCCGGCCAAGCATTACGCCGTCGGTGTGCCGAAGATGCTCATCACACTCCTCGAAGGTCTTGATTCCACCGTTGATGATGATTTCGAGGTGCGGATATTTCGTTTTTAGCCGGTACACCCAGTCGTATTTGAGTGGCGGAATGTCCCGGTTTTCCTTGGGGCTGAGACCCTCCAGAATTGCAATCCGGGCGTGCACAATAAACGTCCGGCAGCCCGCTTCGGATACCTTTTCTACGAACTCGCACAGATCGTCCCAGGACTCCCGACCGTCGATGCCGATCCGGTGTTTTACGGTAACCGGCAGGTCGGTTGCCTCAATCATGGCGCGCACGCTATCTGCCACTTTGTCCGGATGGCCCATCAGGCAGGCGCCGATCATATTGTTCTGGACCCGGTCGCTGGGGCAGCCGACGTTAAGGTTTACTTCATCGAAACCAAACTGCTCAGCCAGTTTCGAGCAATGGGCCAGCTCTTGCGGGTCGCCGCCGCCGAGTTGTAGTGCCAGTGGATATTCCGTCGAATCGTGCCTCAGGAAGCGCTCGGTATCACCATGAATCAGGGCGCCGGTTGTCACCATCTCCGTATAAAGGAGCGCATTGCGGCTCAGCAGTCGGGCCAGGAAGCGGTAATGGCTGGTGGTCCAATCCATCATCGGGGCCACGCAGAAACGCCTGGAGGGTTCTTTTGGCGATGCAGGATGGGGAGAGGTGCCGCGGATACCGGGCTGTTTGTTTACGTCTTGGGACATGGACTGCCTGATAAAATCTGGGAAACGGTTAATTTGCACATAGTGTACCCCATCCGATGTTTTCTGGCCGTAGGGGGTTCTCGAAGTCGTTCTGACGCAGAGTTCCCGGGCGCTCTTAATCGTGCTTGCGAAGAAAGTCTTCGAATTTGGCGGCGGGCAGGGGGCGGGAGAACAGATACCCCTGGCCATTGTCACAGCCAATTTCCAGCAGCAGGCGGAGTTGTTCTTCCGTTTCTACACCTTCTGCGATGACTTTCAGGCCAAGTTTGTGGGCCATAATGACAATGGCTTCTGAAAGCGCCAGGTCGTTCTGGTCGGTTTCCAGG
This Marinobacter salinus DNA region includes the following protein-coding sequences:
- a CDS encoding glycerophosphodiester phosphodiesterase — translated: MIVYGHRGAKGEAPENTLPGFIHAYRHGVRHFELDLVLSKDGKPVMVHDLTVDRTTGQKGNICDYTAAELAQMDARRNTSSWPRKIGIPSLEDLLDQFDDLEHLQLEVKKDSRQRLNILCNRLTEIIQRRDLYQTAAITSSDIWFLKQIRRRNRRIRIGFVAERKFPRPLTQATRLGCDYLCINWKLCSKGMVEQAHRRGLHVSTWTVNRIHDMLQLENAGVDSIITDYPTSTRMFFDNRATALLSLPNTQRNAIPDNEALPTTG
- a CDS encoding 3-deoxy-7-phosphoheptulonate synthase, which codes for MLAILHPNTPLESDAYRQTMHYLENLPGVSLRVHEVQGTSQRLTEIYLLGDTKPLDKEEIEALPAVERAIRISDDYRILGRHRDDHRQSGFTYNGVEFSQSNLNIFAGLCAVDVPEHVELMMQALEDNGEVCTRMGAYKPRTNPYSFQGHGKGCLPWVFEKAGRHGIKVIAMEITHESHIEEIDTCLEKLGRPTGVMLQVGTRNTQNFELLKAIGRQKTYPVLLKRGFGITLNESLNAAEYLASEGNANVIFCLRGMKTEAGQPHRNMVDFAHVPAVKRLTRMPVCVDPSHSVGSRDRAPDGILDVMHATSQGVIAGANMVLVDFHPKPEKALVDGPQALLMDELPAYLEDIRLCHDTWKKRQAIYQRLKGEAAE
- a CDS encoding TerB family tellurite resistance protein, with product MIERLKKLFAAPEPGKTEPDAHQLAIAATALMVQLSRVDHNEDERELQTIVDFAVESHQVTREEAEAILKDALDHADDATSLYEFTGQINEQLDQSSKQALLESIWRVAFADGRIDKYEEHLIRRMADLLHLNHREYMQARHRAEKTG
- the tal gene encoding transaldolase — encoded protein: MTNKLDQLKTMTTVVADTGDIDAIAKWRPEDATTNPSLLLKAAASEAYRPMLDKAVAEARRHGGSDAEQLTIATDMLAVLAGREILGLIPGVVSTEVDARLSFDTERTLDRARRLVELYDKQGIDTSRVLIKIASTWEGIRAAEQLEKEGIRCNLTLLFSFIQAAACAQAGAFLISPFVGRILDWHIANSVQDSFPATEDPGVISVSRIYNYYKANGYDTVVMGASFRNTGEIEMLAGCDRLTISPALLQELQDDEGNLTRRLSADRANSPDRFGDIDEKLFRWESNEDAMATEKLADGIRRFTADQIELEHRVRQLATRAA
- the dusA gene encoding tRNA dihydrouridine(20/20a) synthase DusA, producing MSQDVNKQPGIRGTSPHPASPKEPSRRFCVAPMMDWTTSHYRFLARLLSRNALLYTEMVTTGALIHGDTERFLRHDSTEYPLALQLGGGDPQELAHCSKLAEQFGFDEVNLNVGCPSDRVQNNMIGACLMGHPDKVADSVRAMIEATDLPVTVKHRIGIDGRESWDDLCEFVEKVSEAGCRTFIVHARIAILEGLSPKENRDIPPLKYDWVYRLKTKYPHLEIIINGGIKTFEECDEHLRHTDGVMLGREAYHNPWLLAGVDPAFFGQSAPVETRHQTLRAMFPFIQSELERGVFLTHISRHLLGLFHGQPGGRQFRRYISENAHKTGAGLEVIQTALEKVREPENRAIAEA